The following coding sequences are from one Cygnus atratus isolate AKBS03 ecotype Queensland, Australia chromosome 15, CAtr_DNAZoo_HiC_assembly, whole genome shotgun sequence window:
- the NME3 gene encoding nucleoside diphosphate kinase 3, which yields MICLVLAVFASVLHCARPGATERTFVAIKPDGVQRQLVGEIIRRFERKGFRLLGLKLLQASEELLKEHYVALRDRPFYGRLVKYMSSGPVVAMVWQGLDVVKMARMMIGETNPAESLPGTIRGDFCIDVGRNVIHGSDSVESARQEISLWFRPEELTCWEDAAEHWIYE from the exons ATGATCTGCCTGGTGCTGGCCGTGTTCGCCAGCGTCCTGCACTGCG cccgtCCCGGTGCCACGGAGCGCACCTTCGTGGCCATCAAGCCGGACGGCGTCCAGCGGCAGCTGGTCGGGGAGATCATCCGGCGGTTCGAGAGGAAGGGCTtcaggctgctggggctgaagcTGCTGCAG GCCtcggaggagctgctgaaggagcACTACGTCGCCCTGCGGGACCGGCCCTTCTACGGGCGGCTGGTGAAGTACATGAGCTCTGGGCCTGTGGTCGCCATG GTCTGGCAGGGCCTGGACGTGGTCAAGATGGCTCGTATGATGATCGGGGAGACTAACCCAGCTGAATCCCTGCCTGGCACCATCCGAGGAGACTTCTGCATTGATGTTGGGAG GAACGTGATTCACGGCAGCGACTCGGTCGAGAGTGCCCGGCAGGAGATCTCCCTCTGGTTCCGCCCCGAGGAGCTGACGTGCTGGGAGGACGCGGCCGAGCACTGGATCTATGAGTGA
- the TBC1D24 gene encoding TBC1 domain family member 24 → MDEYSCFVDWDKMDVTVQSQDAKDLTCTEFQELKQLARQGYWAKNHSLRAKVYHKLISNIPCRTVTPDANVYRDIVVKIVGKRNSNSLPPPEFVDDSLVPTYCLNAEGIGAVRKIILCVANQFPDISFCPALPSVIALLLHYSKDEAECFEQVCRILACNDPSKRLIDQTFLAFESSCMTFGDLVNKYCQAAHKLMVAVSEDVLEVYSDWQRWLFGELPMTYIARVFDVFLVEGYKVLYRVALAILKFFHKVRAGQPMESDSIQQDIRAFVRDIAKSVSPERLLEKAFAIRLFSRKEIQLLQMANEKALQQKGITVKQKR, encoded by the coding sequence ATGGATGAATACAGCTGCTTTGTGGATTGGGACAAAATGGATGTTACTGTCCAGAGCCAGGATGCAAAGGACCTAACCTGCACGGAGTTCCAGGAACTCAAGCAGCTGGCCCGACAAGGCTACTGGGCCAAGAACCATTCTCTGAGAGCCAAAGTGTACCACAAGCTAATTAGCAATATCCCATGCCGCACAGTGACCCCGGACGCAAATGTTTACCGTGACATTGTTGTGAAGATTGTTGGAAAGCGTAACAGTAACTCCCTGCCACCACCAGAGTTTGTTGACGACAGCCTCGTCCCTACGTACTGCTTGAATGCTGAAGGCATTGGGGCAGTCAGGAAGATTATTTTGTGCGTTGCAAATCAGTTCCCAGACATATCGTTTTGCCCAGCGCTGCCTTCTGTGATAGCTTTGCTCCTTCACTACAGCAAGGACGAGGCAGAGTGTTTTGAACAGGTTTGCCGCATCCTTGCTTGCAATGACCCTTCTAAGCGGCTCATTGATCAGACATTCCTAGCCTTTGAGTCCTCGTGCATGACTTTCGGGGACCTGGTTAACAAGTACTGTCAGGCAGCACACAAGCTGATGGTGGCAGTGTCTGAGGACGTGTTAGAGGTATACTCGGACTGGCAGCGGTGGCTCTTCGGAGAGCTGCCCATGACATACATTGCTCGGGTCTTTGACGTGTTTCTGGTGGAGGGCTACAAAGTTCTCTATCGGGTTGCACTGGCTATTCTGAAATTTTTCCACAAAGTCAGAGCTGGGCAGCCCATGGAGTCTGACAGCATACAGCAGGATATTCGAGCTTTTGTGAGAGACATTGCGAAGTCAGTGTCTCCAGAGAGGCTTCTGGAAAAAGCCTTTGCTATCCGCCTTTTCTCACGGAAGGAgatccagctgctgcagatggcCAACGAGAAGGCTTTACAGCAGAAGGGCATCACAGTCAAACAGAAAAGGTAG